One region of Turicibacter bilis genomic DNA includes:
- a CDS encoding mechanosensitive ion channel family protein, with protein sequence MNLLFLSNVLADKIQNFLATDQLNTFLINAGFKIVSVILILVIMSIVRKLGKNMIKKAFAVNIERIQKVTGGTERRKETFESLALNIWRYAVNIVLILWLLSVFVSLDKLLVASSALVVVIGFAAKSMLDDITMGFFIIFEDLFSVGDFIEIDGNTGTVTEIGLRSVKIRVLTGEIVIIPNGNIGKVINHSVSNGQAVLDIGIAYEADLDKAISVLQKVASEAFNQYDDILQVPQVLGVQELADSAVVIRMIAEVSPLQQWHIQRELRRLIKLTFDRENIEIPYSKMMVYQKNEGSPSHE encoded by the coding sequence TTGAATTTATTATTTTTATCAAATGTATTAGCTGATAAAATTCAGAACTTTTTGGCAACAGATCAGTTAAATACTTTTTTAATCAATGCTGGATTTAAAATTGTTAGTGTTATTTTAATCCTTGTAATTATGTCAATCGTCAGAAAACTCGGTAAGAATATGATTAAAAAAGCATTTGCCGTGAATATTGAACGTATTCAAAAAGTAACGGGAGGAACGGAAAGACGAAAAGAGACGTTTGAAAGTTTAGCTCTTAATATTTGGCGTTATGCGGTGAATATTGTTTTAATTTTATGGTTATTATCGGTTTTTGTCTCATTAGATAAGTTATTAGTCGCTTCAAGTGCACTTGTTGTGGTCATTGGATTTGCGGCAAAGAGTATGCTTGATGATATCACCATGGGATTCTTTATTATTTTTGAAGATTTATTTTCAGTTGGAGATTTTATCGAAATTGATGGAAATACCGGAACAGTTACAGAAATCGGATTACGTTCAGTTAAAATTCGTGTTTTAACGGGTGAAATCGTGATTATTCCAAATGGGAATATTGGAAAAGTTATTAACCATTCGGTCTCAAATGGTCAAGCGGTATTAGATATCGGAATCGCCTATGAGGCGGATCTTGATAAGGCGATTTCAGTTTTACAGAAGGTTGCGTCAGAAGCTTTTAATCAATATGACGATATCCTTCAAGTTCCTCAAGTTTTAGGGGTACAGGAATTAGCAGATTCAGCTGTGGTGATTCGTATGATAGCTGAAGTCTCACCACTTCAACAGTGGCACATTCAACGTGAATTACGTCGCTTAATCAAGTTGACGTTTGACCGAGAGAATATTGAAATCCCTTACTCTAAAATGATGGTTTATCAAAAGAATGAAGGGAGTCCATCTCATGAATAA
- the rsmG gene encoding 16S rRNA (guanine(527)-N(7))-methyltransferase RsmG has translation MTPEQFYDKVKEFGIELTEEQKWQLHRYYELLVEWNEKMNLTGITEVNEVYLKHFYDSLLGFLMFEDIHNCKTLCDVGSGAGFPALPVKIVFPHLKMDLVDSLGKRVNFLNHVITETKLENIKAYHSRAEEYASKHRESFDIVTARAVARLNILSELCVPLVKEGGYFIALKGQTGDEELVESKRALDTFGVEIIDVKHVELPEEAGSRTNIYTKKYKKTPNKYPRAYGQIKNKPLK, from the coding sequence ATGACACCGGAACAATTTTATGACAAGGTAAAAGAATTTGGAATTGAGTTAACTGAAGAACAAAAATGGCAGTTACATCGTTATTATGAATTATTAGTTGAGTGGAACGAGAAAATGAACTTAACTGGAATTACAGAAGTAAATGAAGTTTATTTAAAGCATTTCTATGATTCGTTACTTGGCTTTTTAATGTTTGAAGATATCCACAACTGCAAAACATTATGTGATGTTGGATCAGGAGCTGGATTCCCAGCTTTACCTGTTAAAATCGTTTTTCCACATTTAAAGATGGATTTAGTCGATTCCCTAGGAAAACGCGTTAATTTCTTAAATCATGTCATTACAGAAACGAAGCTTGAAAATATTAAAGCGTATCATTCACGTGCGGAAGAATATGCATCGAAGCATCGTGAATCATTTGATATCGTCACAGCTCGTGCGGTTGCTCGTTTAAATATTTTATCTGAGTTATGTGTCCCATTAGTTAAAGAAGGTGGATATTTCATTGCGTTAAAAGGACAAACAGGTGATGAAGAATTAGTAGAGTCAAAACGTGCCTTAGATACATTTGGTGTAGAAATCATTGATGTGAAGCATGTTGAGTTACCGGAAGAAGCGGGATCACGCACTAATATTTATACAAAAAAATACAAGAAGACGCCGAATAAGTATCCTCGAGCTTATGGTCAAATCAAAAATAAACCATTAAAATAG
- a CDS encoding DUF951 domain-containing protein, with amino-acid sequence MNNVTFGLNDIVEMKKPHPCGTNRWQVVRLGADIKIKCCHCERMLMMPRPEFKKKMKKVLESAQESENI; translated from the coding sequence ATGAATAATGTGACATTTGGTTTAAATGATATTGTTGAGATGAAAAAGCCACATCCTTGTGGCACAAATCGTTGGCAAGTGGTCCGTTTAGGCGCAGATATCAAGATTAAATGTTGTCATTGTGAGCGTATGTTAATGATGCCACGACCTGAATTTAAGAAAAAGATGAAGAAGGTTTTAGAGTCAGCACAAGAGAGTGAAAATATCTAA
- a CDS encoding ParA family protein produces MGKIIAITNQKGGVGKTTSSINLSASLAYLGHKVLLVDMDPQANASTGIGVYKGDAELTVFDLLVDEIPTNQVILKTNEENLFLIPSSQELAGFESMIVMEKDREFKLLPKLEQVKEYFDYIIIDCPPSLGLLTINALSAADSTLIPVQCEYYALEGLTQLLNTIRIVQRRLNRNLSIEGVLLTMLDRRTRLGLDVINEVKLYFKEKVFNTIIPRLVRLSEAPSFGKSIIAYDQKSSAAQFYIDLAKEVVKNNVD; encoded by the coding sequence ATGGGGAAAATTATCGCTATAACGAACCAAAAAGGTGGAGTTGGTAAGACGACATCTAGTATTAACTTATCAGCATCCTTGGCTTACTTGGGTCATAAAGTATTACTTGTTGATATGGATCCCCAAGCTAACGCCTCTACTGGTATTGGTGTTTATAAAGGCGATGCTGAGTTAACTGTTTTTGATTTATTGGTGGATGAAATTCCAACTAATCAAGTAATTTTAAAAACGAATGAAGAAAATTTATTTTTAATTCCATCGTCTCAAGAATTAGCAGGATTTGAGTCGATGATTGTCATGGAAAAAGACCGTGAGTTTAAGTTATTACCAAAACTTGAACAAGTCAAAGAATATTTTGATTATATTATTATCGATTGTCCACCATCACTTGGACTTTTGACAATTAATGCGTTATCTGCAGCAGATTCGACATTGATTCCAGTACAATGTGAGTATTATGCATTAGAGGGATTAACACAATTATTAAATACAATTCGTATTGTTCAACGCCGTTTAAATCGAAATTTATCGATTGAAGGGGTGTTATTAACAATGCTTGATCGCCGTACTCGTTTAGGATTAGATGTAATCAATGAAGTTAAATTATATTTCAAAGAGAAAGTGTTTAATACTATTATTCCACGTTTAGTTCGTTTAAGTGAGGCGCCATCATTCGGAAAGTCAATTATTGCTTATGATCAAAAATCGTCAGCTGCTCAATTTTACATTGATTTAGCTAAAGAGGTGGTTAAAAATAATGTCGACTAA
- the noc gene encoding nucleoid occlusion protein, which yields MFNIFSRDDSRNQPKDEVTQLPISKIVPNKYQPRNIFNDEKILELSESIKEHGVIQPIVVRKFKEGYEIIAGERRYRASKLIGLDKVPAIVRDYDDKQSASIAIVENIQREDLTAIEEALAYKQLIDLHGITQAALAKQMGKSQSTVANKIRLLNLSEHVQQAVLERKVTERHARALLLVKDEELQFQLLEKIIEKDLNVSETERLIDETLNPKEKAVKPQTISRMPRDCRIAMNTFKQAIMMVEKTGMRVEHETEELDDSYVIKISLPKHKH from the coding sequence GTGTTTAACATTTTTTCACGAGATGATTCACGTAATCAGCCAAAAGATGAAGTAACTCAATTGCCTATCTCAAAAATCGTTCCGAATAAATATCAACCACGAAATATTTTTAATGATGAAAAAATTTTGGAATTATCAGAATCTATCAAAGAACATGGTGTGATTCAACCGATTGTTGTTCGTAAGTTTAAAGAGGGTTATGAAATTATTGCGGGAGAAAGACGTTATCGTGCATCTAAGTTAATTGGACTAGATAAAGTTCCTGCGATTGTCCGAGACTATGATGATAAGCAATCAGCTTCTATTGCAATTGTTGAGAATATTCAGCGAGAGGATTTAACTGCAATCGAAGAAGCATTAGCTTATAAACAGTTGATTGATTTACATGGGATTACTCAAGCTGCATTAGCAAAGCAAATGGGAAAATCTCAATCAACAGTCGCAAATAAAATTCGTTTATTAAATTTATCTGAGCATGTTCAACAAGCAGTTTTAGAGCGTAAAGTGACAGAACGTCATGCGCGTGCATTATTATTAGTTAAAGATGAAGAACTGCAATTCCAACTTTTAGAGAAGATTATTGAGAAGGATTTAAATGTTTCAGAAACTGAGCGTTTAATTGATGAAACGTTAAATCCAAAAGAGAAAGCAGTAAAACCACAAACGATTTCTCGTATGCCAAGAGATTGTCGTATTGCCATGAATACTTTTAAACAAGCCATTATGATGGTTGAAAAAACAGGTATGAGAGTCGAACATGAAACTGAAGAGTTAGATGACTCATATGTGATTAAAATTTCATTACCCAAACATAAACATTAA
- the yaaA gene encoding S4 domain-containing protein YaaA translates to MRTEVFITSEFITLGQFLKFENLIESGGSVKFFLEEIPVFINNEQDNRRGRKLYPGDVVSIEEFGEFIIVAE, encoded by the coding sequence ATGCGAACTGAAGTATTTATTACAAGTGAATTTATTACTCTTGGACAGTTTTTAAAGTTCGAGAATCTTATTGAAAGTGGTGGAAGTGTAAAGTTCTTCTTAGAAGAAATTCCTGTCTTTATTAACAACGAGCAAGATAACCGCCGTGGTCGTAAACTTTATCCTGGAGATGTGGTTTCGATTGAAGAATTTGGTGAGTTTATCATTGTAGCTGAGTAG
- a CDS encoding 2-thiouracil desulfurase family protein, with product MRVTVSSCLLGIDCRYCGDGYPQEGILKLIKDHQVIPLCPEQLGGYLLFYGNQLNW from the coding sequence ATGAGAGTTACAGTTAGTTCGTGTTTGTTAGGGATAGACTGCAGATATTGTGGAGATGGTTATCCACAAGAAGGAATTTTGAAATTAATTAAGGACCATCAAGTGATTCCATTATGTCCTGAACAATTAGGGGGTTACCTATTATTCTACGGCAATCAGTTGAATTGGTGA
- a CDS encoding ParB/RepB/Spo0J family partition protein, whose amino-acid sequence MSTNRLGRGLGALFQEHDIESLESFEQVKEGEVIHQLEVKSLRPNPYQPRKYFDENKIKELAMSIKEHGVFQPIIVKKDIKGYIIIAGERRFRAAQKAGLPTIPAIIREFNDHLMMEYALIENLQREDLTAIEEAEAYRLLMQKLDLTQERLGERLGKSRAYIANTMRLLQLPRSVQDDIENGVISVGHGKVLAGLKDEELILKFTNIIKEKQISVRELEDLVKQVGTAQAEEDKKTKREVNPHLEYVESNLKSYFGTKVKLKEKNGKGQIIIDYMTMDDLNRLLEKMGLE is encoded by the coding sequence ATGTCGACTAATAGATTAGGAAGAGGTTTAGGTGCACTATTTCAAGAGCATGATATTGAGAGTCTTGAATCGTTTGAGCAAGTCAAAGAAGGGGAAGTGATTCACCAATTAGAGGTGAAGAGTTTAAGACCTAACCCATATCAACCACGAAAGTATTTTGATGAGAATAAGATTAAAGAATTAGCGATGTCAATTAAAGAACATGGTGTGTTCCAACCTATTATCGTTAAAAAAGATATTAAAGGTTATATTATTATTGCAGGGGAGCGCCGATTTAGAGCTGCTCAAAAAGCGGGATTACCAACTATTCCAGCAATCATTCGTGAGTTTAATGATCATTTAATGATGGAATATGCATTAATTGAAAATTTACAACGTGAAGATTTAACAGCCATTGAGGAAGCCGAAGCTTATCGTCTGTTAATGCAAAAATTAGATTTAACTCAAGAGCGCTTAGGTGAACGTCTTGGAAAGAGTCGTGCCTACATTGCCAATACGATGCGTTTATTACAGTTACCACGCTCTGTGCAAGATGATATTGAAAATGGTGTCATTTCAGTTGGACATGGAAAAGTATTAGCTGGGTTAAAAGATGAAGAATTAATTTTAAAGTTTACGAATATTATTAAAGAAAAACAAATTTCAGTGCGTGAGTTAGAAGATTTAGTAAAACAAGTTGGAACGGCTCAAGCTGAAGAAGATAAAAAGACGAAAAGAGAAGTAAACCCCCATTTAGAGTACGTGGAGTCGAATTTGAAATCGTATTTTGGAACGAAAGTCAAACTTAAAGAAAAGAATGGGAAAGGTCAAATCATTATTGATTATATGACTATGGATGATTTAAATCGTTTACTCGAGAAGATGGGTTTAGAATAA